AGGTGACTGTTTTCGGCTAGTACATCCGCAGCTAGATCATAATATTCGTATTTACAATACAGTATTAATAAATTGCCCAACGTTTCAGCAGGAAATGGATTCTGTTGCAGAAGAAATTGGAGTTTTTCAAAGCCTTCGGTAGGTTTCGTATCCATGTTCATTAGAGCTTGATTATGTAGAGTAACAGCATCTAATTCTTCTTCAGATCGAGGTGGCATGTCGGTCAAAGCTTCTCTGGCGTTGTCATCTAGAATTTGGACGTGAAAATGATTTTACGAAATGTACgataaaaattgatcgaatgaATAAAATGCTTACGATTTTTAAGTTGATATTCGATGGCTGCTTTCAAATTGAACGCTTCAACGAGAGCTGACTCGTGTAAGGTTTGAGTATTGCCTACACTTCGTACTTCGATCCCTTCTGTAGTCATACCTACGTTCAATTCAGGATGTTCTCGTATTCCACGTTCAATAATATCACCTTAACATCAACAAATTACAAACATATGGAAAAATCTGAATTACAGGTTCAAGTATtcacgtaggtatacctaccgaTATGTTTCAGAGCTGAAGTATACTCTTTCAGCCTATAATAACACAAAGCTACATTATACGATAAGTGAGGTTCGTATCCACAAATAGTCAGCGCAGTAGTGAAATTTTGCAATGCTTCTTCGTAATGACCTTCCTAAACAAATAAATCGGGTATAACTTCCATTTTTATTGGGAGTATATTTTTGGGTTGAACTACCCGgatgaaaattattggatttgATTACGTCCAGGTCTACAGGATATAGATTCGTATCTTGATCTGATCTGGCTCATGtccaaatctgatcagatctcaaTAACATTCAATCATTCTGCTGAGTAAATATGATTTTATCTATATTTGCTCAGATATAGGTACTAGTTtggtaatcatttttttttttccttttaaaccaaactcattattttttttctctctggcAACTCACTTTATAGAACAAGCTTCCTTGATTAACTGTAATATCAGGATCTTCTTCAGGCGTACCGCAGAGCTCGAGAAGAGATCTTGCACCAGTAATATCTTCTTGGCCATATTTAATGGCAGCTTTCAATTTAGTTATCTGATACAACGAAACAAATCAAACTCCatgcttcaattttcaaaaccataatCTCATTCAAAAACGAACCTCTTTCTGATAGGAAGGTGTTTTCACAGAATTGGTAACTTTCATAGCTTCTTCATACAGACAAGCTTGGTACAAAGCCTGGGCGTAGTAAATTCTGTAATGCAATTCTTCGGGGAACAGAATAGTCAATTGCTCGTAGCAGTTTGAAGCATTTACAAAATCTTGAACTTGAAAGTAACAATATGCCAGTAATGATAAAGCTGCACGAGACTGTGGATACAGATGAGAATATTATATAATGATGATTAATCgtaatttcgtttttaaatgCATTGATTACTTACGTTAAGGTTGAAATCGAGAATATTATTCAATAGAATAATAGCTTCGTTGTAGTTCTGATCTTTGATCTGTATAAATAGACATGTCCTGTTCAGTAGAATGCcagttttttaaatcaagtaggtaagtaacttACCATCATATAAATTGTTTTTGTGTATTCGCCTTCTTTGATACGTTTGtttgtttgaaacattttgaaacttggaattcaacttgtaaaaatatattCTTCATGAATAAAATCTCCTAATAGGCTAACGAAAATGGAAAACGAATGGTTTGTAGCGTGATATCATTGCCATAGCAACGTTTAAGGAACCCAAACACCTGACTTACTCAATGAACAGTATTAACAGTAATCTGTGTTACAGATTTCAACCATCATTACTAATAGAAGTGAACGAATGTTgctttaaaacttttgaaaaacgcTAGCAGAATAAATTATATGTACTGGCTTTCCATTCAattctaggtaggtattctCTAGTTTTACAACTGCCAATCATTCCAATACCAAGCATAAAATAAATACCGCCGCACTTTGCAAACATTTATTTaattaacgaattttcaaacatgttaATGCGTTTCAAAAGACCTGGCGGAATTGTACACATACAAACACAGTACCATCTTTTTAAAACGACtgatataatttaaaatttacacatCAGGAACATGAAAAACAGTGATAAATGTacagacaaaaaaataaaatcgaaatcaaTTCTTCACGAGCTCGTGAATTTCTGTACTCGTCTCCTTCTGATTTCTTCTTGTTCTTGAGATCCAAGTAAGGATTCACCTTCGCCGCTGGTTGATGGTACTTCTTCGCTTCCAGAAGGTTCGACATTactgaaaataaatcaatttagTTACGTCGAAGGTAAAAGCAGATTAGccttcaaaatgtaaattaccTCGCTGAAGTCGACGGAACCGCTGGTTTCGATTCTGGACTGGTTTGACTAGTTGAaggttcactaaaaaaaaaaaaatacgaaaaaatgttacatgatTTATCTATCTTTTTCGATAATACATAAAATtcgcgaataaaatttcaaatatttacctGCTATCAGCAGTTGGGGGGTTCGTAGGAGCACTCTCAGCTCCGCTTGAGGAACCACTCGGGCCTTGAGGTGTGGCAGTCGCCGCTGAAGTAGCGGCAGCTATACTAGCAGAAGTAATATACTGCTGCATTAAAATCACAGACGCGTCCATTAAAGTGTGAATATTACGTAGGCATTGTAAACGAGCCTCAACACCACGTCGACTATTTTCTTCCATTTGTCTCAGTTCCTCTAATGACAATCCGCTCCAGTTTTGCGGCGGCAGAGGAGGGGTAGTAACGCCtaaatagatgaaaaatatgtCGAATTAAAAGAACTGATGAAGAAAACAAGGCTAACAAATTTAATACCATTCGTACCAGGTATGAAAGGTGGCATCGGTGGTAACATGAACGGAAACGAGAACTGTTGAGGGAATTGAACTCCAGCATCTGGGTTGGCTTGGTTCGGCATATTTGATTGATTTGCATTCGCTTCAGCCGATGATCCCGAAGCTTGGGCATGCATTTGATCTGGCCTCTGTTCGCCACCAGCATCTGAACCAATTAAATGTCATCAAGAAATACATGAACACCGCAGACATACTGCAATATCGAATTCTGTACTTACTCGGTACGTTTTGCGCATTAACATTGGGCGCCGGAGGGAAAAATGGTGGTTGCCAAGCGGGAAAAGCGAATATTGGTGGCATAGCTGGATTAGGTTGAGCAGCTTGAGGAGCAGCTCCAGCAGGACGAGGTCTTTGAGTCGCCGTATTCGTACGTAGCACATTCAGACGACAAGTAGGACATGTTTGATGTCTTTGAAACCACGAACGCAGGCAAGACACGTGAAAGATATGATTACATGGTAACTTTTTAGCGCCTAAAATCAATCAACGAATTAATTAACTGATACGAGATTGAATACGATTAGTATTCTGAATTTCAACGAACCAGTTTGCATTTCTTCACGGCAAATAATGCATACATTATCGGCGGCCGCCAATTCTTCAGCTGTTGCGTCCGGATATAGAGTATTCATATTACGAATTGCTCTTCGCGAGAGTATCACGTCATTAAGCGCTTTTTTAAAGTTTCTCATCGAATAATACATGGGACGGAATGCGAATAATGGTAATGTATACAACTTGACCATCAAAGCAACGAAACACATATACAGGACTACTTTAATGAAACCTATAATTCATTTAAATTCATTAAGATCGTCTTTATTCAAAGATAATATAAATGAGCGAGTTATTCTTACCGATAACAACTTCCACGTATAATAAGAATACTGCCTTATTTTCCCAGAATACTTCACGATTCATGTCGATGATGTGGAGAATATACTTGACCGCTGTGTTTATCACTACAGTTAACAAAATAGCGTACTCGAAACCAAAAACCAACTGTACCGATGCTCCTTTAGTGATTGTATGCTGATATGCGATAGATATGAAGTATAAATCCAAAAGTCCCAATAAAGATAATAACACTGGAATCAAGgagaaacaaaattcaattccCAAGTCTTCGTACAATCAAACCACGTACCTAAAATCGAACACTTACAAACTATCCTCGTATGAAAAATCCACGAAATAACTGGACTTCGTTCCATCTAAAGAACACGAAAAAGACATTAGAGCAAAAAAGGGGCGAATTAACACTCGAATAAACCGATTTTACTCACATAATCTACTCGATCTTCACCCAACCAATGGAAAGATTTGAGAAACAGTAGAAGCGTAAATAATGCCATAAATTTAGGAGTAAAGTCATCCTTGAATACGGTGAACGCGAGACATGTTTCTGTCACAGCGTACCAGAATCTTTCAACTAAATGCTGCAAACACAATGAAATCTTTATTAGAATAATTCTAGAGCCGCATTTCACATATTTAAACGATACATACTTCTACTTCGGCAGCTCTTAATTCgccgaaaaatattttcctcatCAGTTTGCCTAATAACATGATGATCACTACAGCTTGCAGATACATGACCTAAACAGATAAGTAAGTATAGATGAATTACAAGtatatgtaattttaaattgagcATATTTCTTTAGTTACTTACAGCCATACTAGGATTAGATTTTGTTATGTAGACAACAGATGGATAAAACTGCTTTTTCTGCAGGTAAGCGTTTCCGATCACCATTACGCTCAACGCAAGCGTACCGACGGCCACAAGTGCgttcctcatttttgaaaattgcatttaaaacgatttttttgaaactaattaCACCACCGAATATGAAGATCTCTGATAATTTTTCGTCACATTATAACGCGATGGAATATGCGGATTATGGAGCGTTAGTGCTTCGGATCGCCATAATGAACAGGGGACACTCTAATCTATGAGATAATTAACGATTATCAACAATTAATTAAAATGCACAAAGGTAATTCAACGTAGAAAATGGTCTTCTTTTTATCATAGGTACTAGgtaaaaatgtttataaattgattggaaaattgttgttttgaacGGGTAATGTTGCCACGCTAATTTTTCCTAGCTAAAccgaattttggattttatgaAATGGCGAGATAAAAGGTTTCAATTCATCTCACATCAAGTTCATTTTAACTAGTTTGCTATTAATTAACCATGTTTAAAGCGTAACGAATCATTTAAGTGccataaaatgaatgaaatttaataCTATGACTATTTTTGCGAACGGATAAAATGAAACACTACAATTTTTAAGACACGTATCAACAGAAAAATCATACCATATTCTAGAATGTTGACGTGTGTAATTTTAGTTGGGCGAGGTGAAGAAAAGTAACGAattatgaatgaattttatCAACTACAATGTTCTGTAGTTTACGTATTATTAATTtcagttaaaattttaaattgaaacgttcgtttttctgaattttatggGCGTATCCTACGCGCGTCTAGAGTCTGACGGGCTACGAAACGTTCCCGCCAATCACAGCGCAGCGTTATGTTTATCACCGTTATCACTGACGTTCAAGTGTTGTTTTCATTCTCACAATATTGACGTTttgcatattattttaaataaaacactGTCGCAATGCAGAAATAAAGTACGTACAAGTCCTAGGTAGCTATTCAGATTAACTTTATCATTCAGCACCGGCATTCCCTGGCAAGAATGAAGTAATCTGATAAGAAAGAACTATCAGTTTATCACACACTCGatgtatttttactatttttacaaaGTAATAAGATCTCATCAGTAAATTCAATACTTGACATTTCAgcggagaaaaatgaaaatcaatgagTAAAATCTGGTATCTAATAATAGATAGAGTCTAGAGATAAGTACGTAGGCTCACGCTAGTTATGCAGCTAGCTATCTGTATGTATCTGTACATTCATTTTCACTGGCTCCAACTGCaaagtatttctttttgaagttaTCGATCTCGATAGGAGTCCATCTTGACCGGAATCGGAGCACATTATTGATGACGTCATAGCTCAACTTCTCGatgtttattttcatgttttcattaaaagttttcatttatttatgtgGAAAAGGTctctttttctacttttttagtATAAATAACGAAATACCgaattatataaattttgatgaggacttttctgaagtaaaattgaatttctcatcgaatggtgtgaacaatttttgttttcgtgtaGAAATAAAAGACTTTATGAAGGTATTTTCATTCACGGATTATGAGCACATGagtgtttcaaatcaaaatgttcagaattttattctgttcgaaatgtttttttttttacccaaaggcTCACTCAGcgtttattgttcaaaattcattaaagctCCAAGTTGTGAAAACCAGAGATGCGGAGTAAAAATCGAACGTTGAGCTTTAATGAATTCATTGAATTCTGAAAGATAAACACTAAATAGTAGCAGCTTTGgataaaaaactattttgaactggataaaaataaaattctgaacatttttgattttggtattttaaaacactagtgttttcattgaaaatttcgagaaatttcaattcaatatatcTACTTACATAATAATTTATCCATGAATGAAAATATATAAAGTCGTTGTTTCTGTAATTCTGCTGGAAAGCAAACCATTCgacgaaaaatgtcattttaattaagaaaagtCATCATCGAAATTTACGCAAATTCACTTTATTCCTACCAATAATGATTAATAAAgtcgaaaaactgaatttctccCATACAATTACCTGTGAAAACTcggaaaatgataaataaacaTCGAGAAGTTGAGCTATGACGTCATCAATAAGGTGCTCCGATTCCGGTCAGGATGGACTCCTATCTCGATTGCTTTTATTGATGTAATTATCATAAATTATGatggatttgaaatgaaaacaagaatGACTTTTCCTATTTGGTATTCATTCAGTAAAGTTGTAAATGTAAAGTTACAGTACTGTCGTACGTAGGTTAAAGATTAGATTACCaaccaatttgaagaaaaaagtcgtttaattttctgttttaattagTAAAATCGAAAAAGCTCTTTATTATATcgtattttcaacgaaaaataaaaactgaaaaaatttgcgCCCCTCTGCGCTGTGATTGGCGGGAACGTTTCGTAGCCCGTCAGACTCTAGACGCGCGTATAAtactggaatgaaaaaaattttccaagaattttttgtgataaCGTTTTTCTTATCAGAGTAAGCCATGATtgtagtgttgggcaaattcgcgaatattatttttttgcttgcgcatgcgcaagaatatgcgcatattcttgcgcatattccgcagattcttttcaaaaaattagaaaattattgtttagtttagagataatagggaaaaggttttggtaactttcaaattattaaggaaaattggaaatttatgaagaaaagtAGTTGtgaaacttgtaaattgtggaaaattgtagaaaaatcttcaaattttttgaaaaaagtcccgattttcatttttttgagagaatattctccaagtgtttgagaatattcgcgaatattcgcgaatattctcagattatgcgcattgagaatattctcggGCCAACACTACATGATTGGCAACATTGTCAGCTGAAATCTACCAATCATGGACGAGCTTTTTTTATGACGACACAAcgacattattttttgatgaattttcgattttttaaagcttcaaaatcCATTTAGGAATGAATAAAAGTTTAAACtctgtacattttttgaaaatctggacaGTTTATAGCTTTTGCGCTCAttacctttcaaaaattgaaaaaaaaacagtatggTTGAAGTTTGGACGTTCGACGATTCGGCGTTAACATCTCGTGGCGGCGCCACCATcgacttgctgaaagggggacttttTGCAGAGAATCCAGAGTTCAACGGGTACCCGGATCCGCGGGTATTACCCGGATCCGAAAATTATCCGGGTCTACCCGGTTCATTATCCGGgtagaaaaattctagaaaatgacgtcattttgagcagttcatctTTATATCGCTAGGATCGCTATATAAAGATGAACTTTTTTCGTCACTTTgatttggcaacgtcgcatttttcattgtttttcactACGAGAATCGCATTCATTCGCATCTCGACAAGTCGTGTGTGCGCGTGTGTAAGCGTGCGTGAGTAtggaaatgtccccctttcagcatgataacatgtgtttcatgcatttcaccgcCAGAGTGCAACACATGTTCGTTGACGCCGAATGAAACAAAACGATATTCATGAATGGATGTTGCCGGTGTTGGCGGTGTtgcgtgttttgaaatttgaaggaaaaaacgtGGTAAGCTTTTgcaacctttttgaaaatttcgtgtgacaattttcagtgaattttttgttttatcaattttaattcgacttatgaaacatatttttaagtTATTGAAGTATTCTTCTCTGTAAACGATTCTCTCCTACATTGGAGTATTCTGTATTCCTGTATTTAAACTTCTGAAGAATTTCTTTACTCAATTGAATGTTGGAATTTCCTACAAGCAAATACATGAATGGACAAATAGTTTTCCCGCTCAATACATTATCACTAGGTAAGAGATATAAAGTATTATTTGTAATAAATTATAATTGTATTATTGTTCGAAGTTCGTGATGAATGgaattaaatgtgaaaaaatgaatactgcTTCAGTTTCCAGAGCTAGTAATTTTATCCGAAACACAGTGAAACGAGCTTTGGGTCGTGATGAAGAAGATATACTAACACCCAAACGGTTAGCGTTACAAGATGACAATTTCTTACAgatacaaaattttatgaagatATTCGGTAAATTTTCATATCAGTGCGTATattgtattaggtacctactccaaTGTTACTTATTCTTGACTTAATTTCTTATATAGATGACCCTGTAATGAGAAGTTTACTAAAATTCGACTCGTGCAACTTGCTAGCTGACAATTATTTGATTGCGATTGCGTATATTTATTTGGACAGAGCTAAAATTCTATTATCAAAACACGACGTTCATTATTTACTTAGTGCCTTGTAAGAATACACGATTTATCATCGGATTTATTCATTCAGTAATTAAAATCACTCGTTGATCGCGAATGTATCGGTTTCCAGGTATTTAGCCCACGAGGTTCAAGAAGACTTGAGATGTTtacgtgaaaaaattatacccTGGTATCCTGGGACTTGTACAGAGATGAAAAGCGCCGGactacattattttaaaaataaaatttggattcAGATGAATTTCAAATGCCACGTTACTAAAAAGAGCTGCGACGAGGTGAGTGTTTCTCTGGTGTTTCTTTAATCAAGTAGGTAAAGTGttaggaataaaaaattaacggtTGTTGACTGCGTTTGATTTATCTCATTTGATAAGATTCGAAATATTTCTATGCATCGTCTCAAGTTTTTCACGAATTTCAACCATGAAATCTGTCGCAGTTTTAATGGTGTTATTTTGGTTTATCACAGTTGATAATTATACCGCTGTAGGATACGTTCCGTTGATGATACTGAACGCGATAAGTTTTCGTGAAAATTCCGATTGTCTAACTTACATCTATTGTAAAGCTGGCGGTTCGCCTCCGTCTTATTTTCGTAATTGTACTTTCTACGAGATATTTACAAACCTACGTCCGGAGTTGGAGAGtgctactttttcaaaattggcaaattttctgACTTCGTTGAAATTATACAGAGTAGATAAAACTTTTGAATACGAGGTGACATCAAATAGCAACGATATAATACTATCGGtagtgaaattattttacaagtaCCGAAATTCATCTTTCCTTGTTTGCGATAACGATGAGAAGTATCTTCCACCACGTAATGCATCTTTTACTTGGACATCAGCGGGGTCTTATTGTTATATAATGGAATCATCCAACCCACCTTACCCAGCTGATGAAAACCGTGAGCGACGACATGCTGACGATGACGATGTCGTTGATGATATCGCTGACGTTGACAATAATGACAACTCTACCAGTTATGAGCAACCTGATGAAAATGTCCACATAAGCGTCGATGGACTCGATGATATAACCAATGAAAATATGGAATTGAATAGAagcattaaaaaagaaataaattcgaCGGCGAGAAGTACCAATGACATTGTATACAATGGGCCAGAATACTATATTGTCGCTGTCACCAGTATTTACTCTTTAATTGGCGTCATTTTATCGAGTCTCGTCATCGTTTTACCTTTATTCACTTGCGCCGTTATTGTTCTAATGTATCGTTACACCAGTGTTGTAATTACAGAATAATTATGcggttttgttaattttgtttACGTATAGTTGATGAAACGCACCGCTCAATGGGACCTTTGGAAAAGAAAACGAGAGTCGTCGCATTCGGGAGCTTTTCGATTTtatcagtttgaaaaaaccaaatGCAAACATTGCTGTAAGTCGTACCAGTACAACTTGATGGTATCCGATGTGAATAATAACGAATTACAAGAATCTGCCGAAAGTAAGATCAACGATGATACCATTTGCTTGAATCATCTATTCTTCTAAACAATGATTTTTCCGTTGTTTACTTATTTTACAGATACCCCGGTCAGTTTCACTACTTCGGATTGGGAAATTGATTCTAATTCGGATGATGTTCTTTCGTCGTGAAATTTTAGTAGTACttaatttagttttaaaattttaattgttgtttgttttcgatctcattaattttttacgtttcgTTTTCGATTTCAAAGCCCAAGACAGCgttaattttggctttttttttcacttgtgaAGTGTTATTGTATAAGTTTTCGTTCCAGTGAACTCTAaacgcgtgtttttttttacgatacctATCAActaagaaataaatttttatttttattattacatCTATAAAAATCATTTACGTTTATAATTAGGTCATTATAATCATCAATTTACCATGCCTATACATAGACCGCAAATTTGAAAGTACCTATAAGAGCAGGCGTATTATCAAACGTTCAAATATGgaataattattctaataaCATGCTCAAAATATGGAACAACCGGTCACCTACTTCCGCTCCGATGAGCAACCAACGTTTGTATTCGActatttctctaaaattttataTTGTTCCGTAcgtgtttttcaagttgaaggcGATCTGTGCAGTTACATCGGTATAGAATTATGAATGAAACGGTCTTCTTCTCTTGATAAGAATACGTTTTATTAATTTGCACCTATAGTATGTAATGTTTATATATCGTAACGTAAATTTACATAACCGATAATTGTGATCTATTCTGAGACATGAATGTAACGTGCATCCTCCTACTAGTCAGTATTTTAATTACTtgtagtttttgtcaaaaaaatgatcaaattcaaCGATCGTCTGATGATAACGcgattgaaatttccaattggAAAAATGATCCTGAAGGACATCAGAAAAATATCGTGACGAGTGagttacctatatttaaataattatttttaacgtTGAAATTAACTCATCTCCAACTATTCCTAAATTGTAATTCATGATTTCATATATAGGCACATCTCGTGATATTTCTTCGCCTCGAACAATTATGCCTTCTTTTCGGATGATTCTTTTCGAAGTATCGTTTATGGCCATATCGATCTTTTTAGTCAATAGTTTGGaagtaagttgaaaaataatttgaattcgtattttaaaaataatttaattatcattcgaaaatttatttttcagaattacatTCAACAAAAGTCCAAAACCATTCCGAAAAGTAATTCAAtggatgatgatttttttgaaaatttcagaaacattttgccaagttttgacttttgatgaGCAGCTGATAAGTAAACaacgaaaaatgaagttgatttgatgtaattttcagTTCAACGCTCGAGtaaatctatttttaaataaagctgatatttatttcaaatacctatacctacttcgCATGGCGAGCCGGCGTATTACAAAATTACTTTCGTTTGGAGCTTTGTTTTATCCTATTTTACGACCGATTGTTTCCAATTTCATTGCCAAACTGGCAATTTTTATTAGTTTGCTTTATTaatgaaagtaaattttttgattaagaTAAGCAATTACACgtgacatttcaacaaaaaaaaaagtttatttgaaTGTAAAGATCAACAGATTGCAAGATGATGACATTACCTACCAATCGAGGAGAAAGGCAATGGAACGGAGATCATTTCATgtttgatagaaattttaaatacctaaattttttaTCGCTTCATAGTTCATATAAATATCTGATTAAGCTCTAGTAAATCGTGGAATGGATGAACTGTGCTAGTACCTCCGAAGAACAAATGAAATACTAATCCCAATGCGACAGAAATAGGTAGGGCTGGTAAAACTGTTCTAATCCATAGTAACAAAATGAATGTGATACATAATCCCTAAAATCACATAAATCATTATAAATGTCGAGGCGAGTCCAAGTGTAGATAAATTCGGAGATGACCAACTTATTAAACTTACGATCAAAATAGCTACGTAACAAGCTATAGCAGAAATCCACGTTCCATACATGTACGCTTTTCCCAATAAAATGCTATAAAAAATAAAGTCTCCAAGACCTAATTGCGCTCCACCTGCGATAAAAATCatattattgaatttgaaattgaattatacTAATTGGAGGTAAATTCCAGTTTCTAGCCGTACCATCTTCGCGTCTCGTTCTTTTCTTATTCGCTTTTGACCGTTGGCGTTTCAACTTTCGCTTTCGAGGTTCACCGGATGTGGTCGAGCTGGGAGATTCAGTGTTTGTGGGCTCAATGGTATTACTTCGTTTGTTCAAATTATGGTGTTCATTATCATCTACTTCGActgtaatttcattttctgcaaTACTTCGTTTATTCAATCTAATTTTTATTGTAGTTGTACTTATTgtccttacctacctaccaaaattatcaaattaattacctacctgtaGTTGATGAGTTggaaatactttcatttgattCAGTCTCCTCTTCATTGTCGATTGCTATCGCTGAATTATAAACAACAGCTGTAACAATCAGTGccataaaaataagaaatttcaggtgtaaaattcaattaggtacctatagttatttacaaaaagtaagtaagtaactaaATATCTTACTGGAATAAATCAGCGATGGAAAAAGCGACTCGTTTCGTTCCAAGGCAGTTTCAACGAGTATTTTTAATGGTCCAATAGGTGCCAAAACAGCTACTATATCTAAAATGCGACGAATAAAGATCCAAAGTAGCTAAtaacctaatttttttaaattttagtcaaGTACAATTAGAGGTAGATAcctaatgaatttttccaaactaaCCCCAAATCGACACAAGAAATAATAGAATCCAAATTGTCCATCCAGATAGCGTTTTAATAATCTCCAACGCTATTCGGGCAGCTATCAGTGTTAAATAAACTTGTCGAAGTTTCAAAGGCCCTTTCCAATATATACAAATAATGCCAGCTGTACCGAAATTCCAAAGGAGTAGTACTGCCGTGAAAATATCCATTGGTAAgttgtatgttttcaaaaaataccttttaaaaaattatctgttAAATCTGGACACTTGGACAGGACTATAAGTCTCTACATAAGATGTAGATTTT
This region of Planococcus citri chromosome 5, ihPlaCitr1.1, whole genome shotgun sequence genomic DNA includes:
- the LOC135847217 gene encoding speedy protein A-like — its product is MLEFPTSKYMNGQIVFPLNTLSLVSRASNFIRNTVKRALGRDEEDILTPKRLALQDDNFLQIQNFMKIFDDPVMRSLLKFDSCNLLADNYLIAIAYIYLDRAKILLSKHDVHYLLSALYLAHEVQEDLRCLREKIIPWYPGTCTEMKSAGLHYFKNKIWIQMNFKCHVTKKSCDELMKRTAQWDLWKRKRESSHSGAFRFYQFEKTKCKHCCKSYQYNLMVSDVNNNELQESAENTPVSFTTSDWEIDSNSDDVLSS
- the Ttc30 gene encoding intraflagellar transport protein 70A, with translation MFQTNKRIKEGEYTKTIYMMIKDQNYNEAIILLNNILDFNLNSRAALSLLAYCYFQVQDFVNASNCYEQLTILFPEELHYRIYYAQALYQACLYEEAMKVTNSVKTPSYQKEITKLKAAIKYGQEDITGARSLLELCGTPEEDPDITVNQGSLFYKEGHYEEALQNFTTALTICGYEPHLSYNVALCYYRLKEYTSALKHIGDIIERGIREHPELNVGMTTEGIEVRSVGNTQTLHESALVEAFNLKAAIEYQLKNHDNAREALTDMPPRSEEELDAVTLHNQALMNMDTKPTEGFEKLQFLLQQNPFPAETLGNLLILYCKYEYYDLAADVLAENSHLTVKYLSPYLYNFLDALIIQQSAPDEAYRKFDEIATRQIDLLRKATKTVQEARETRDDETVKKAVVDYEDTLEKYIPVLMAQAKIYWDTENYAQVENIFHKSVEFCNENDTWRLHVAHVLFMQDKFKEATGFYEPLVKKSYHNIINVSAIVLANLCVSYIMTAQNDDAEELMRKLEKEEDRLIYEDPNRKVFHLCIVNLVIGTLYCAKGNYEFGISRIIRSLEPYDKKLGMDTWFYAKRCILSWLENMARHLLFPTDTFNHDVMKFLDHCALHGIQVKAYQEQPLQDTRFKHHKNSVTYEARLLKAILLEILDY
- the sip3 gene encoding E3 ubiquitin-protein ligase synoviolin B — protein: MQFSKMRNALVAVGTLALSVMVIGNAYLQKKQFYPSVVYITKSNPSMAVMYLQAVVIIMLLGKLMRKIFFGELRAAEVEHLVERFWYAVTETCLAFTVFKDDFTPKFMALFTLLLFLKSFHWLGEDRVDYMERSPVISWIFHTRIVLLLSLLGLLDLYFISIAYQHTITKGASVQLVFGFEYAILLTVVINTAVKYILHIIDMNREVFWENKAVFLLYVEVVIGFIKVVLYMCFVALMVKLYTLPLFAFRPMYYSMRNFKKALNDVILSRRAIRNMNTLYPDATAEELAAADNVCIICREEMQTGAKKLPCNHIFHVSCLRSWFQRHQTCPTCRLNVLRTNTATQRPRPAGAAPQAAQPNPAMPPIFAFPAWQPPFFPPAPNVNAQNVPNAGGEQRPDQMHAQASGSSAEANANQSNMPNQANPDAGVQFPQQFSFPFMLPPMPPFIPGVTTPPLPPQNWSGLSLEELRQMEENSRRGVEARLQCLRNIHTLMDASVILMQQYITSASIAAATSAATATPQGPSGSSSGAESAPTNPPTADSSEPSTSQTSPESKPAVPSTSASNVEPSGSEEVPSTSGEGESLLGSQEQEEIRRRRVQKFTSS